From one Streptomyces chromofuscus genomic stretch:
- a CDS encoding Pls/PosA family non-ribosomal peptide synthetase — MAAKSSEVTTDVPPEPAATASGRAGTAAGTETTLAELLADVVRVDRVPVDSHFFDDLGANSLLMAHFCARVRKRADLPSVSMRDVYRHPTIRSLAQALADTPPPPAAEPAPTSEQAPPAHGTRRYVLCGTAQLLFFCGYCLFVGFVLARGYTWVSGGGGLVGVYLRAVAFGSAVFVGACALPVVAKWTLVGRWRPGEFPVWGPAYLRLWIVRVLLHANPMVLLVGNPLYVLYLRALGARIGKGVTILTRFGPVCTDLLTVGAGTVIRKDCSVSCYRAHAGRIQTGPVVLGRDVVVGERTVIDIDTAMGDGAQLGHASALHRGMSVPAGQRWHGSPAQRTDVSLPRIAPADCGTARRATYGIVTLLQMFLVYLPLAFGGSYMLFTWLPGLDTLLDPAVHDIASASFYGNALALSFVLFFGLLTAGLVAVTVLPRLMNLLVRPDRVYPLYGLHYSVHRAVARVSNSKLLTWLFGDSSYIVHYLRAIGYDLSHVEQTGSNFGTELKHESPSLTSVGRGTMVADGLSVLNAEYSSTSFRLARVSIGPHNFLGNNIAYPPGGRTGDNCLLATKVMVPLDGPVREGVGLLGSPPFEIPRSVERDTRFDHLRSGDEQRRRLAAKNRYNLRSMGQFLVLRWLHSFGLVVIGTAAVTTYDPQSVAGQLLIAASVAAGVIFPVLYFVLVERVILRFGGLRPQLCSIYDPYFWWHERLWKVPDKHLVVFNGTPFKNVVWRLMGVRIGRRVFDDGCYITERTLTAIGDDTTLNAGSKIQCHSQEDGTFKSDHVTIGAGCTLGVGAFVHYGVTLGDGAELAADSFLMKGEEVPPSARWGGNPAVERTSASHCADPTA, encoded by the coding sequence GTGGCGGCAAAATCCAGCGAGGTCACCACGGACGTTCCGCCCGAGCCCGCGGCCACCGCGAGCGGACGCGCCGGCACGGCGGCGGGCACCGAGACGACCCTCGCCGAGCTGCTGGCCGACGTGGTGCGCGTCGACCGGGTCCCGGTCGACAGCCACTTCTTCGACGACCTGGGCGCCAACTCACTGCTCATGGCGCACTTCTGCGCCCGGGTCAGGAAACGGGCGGATCTGCCGTCGGTGTCGATGAGGGACGTCTACCGGCACCCGACGATCCGCTCGCTCGCTCAGGCCCTCGCGGACACCCCGCCCCCACCGGCCGCGGAACCGGCCCCCACCTCGGAACAGGCACCGCCCGCGCACGGCACACGACGTTATGTGTTGTGCGGGACGGCACAGTTGCTGTTCTTCTGCGGCTACTGCCTCTTCGTCGGATTCGTTCTCGCGCGCGGCTACACCTGGGTGTCCGGCGGTGGGGGATTGGTCGGCGTCTACCTGCGCGCGGTCGCCTTCGGCAGCGCCGTCTTCGTCGGCGCCTGCGCGTTGCCCGTCGTGGCCAAGTGGACGCTCGTCGGGCGCTGGAGACCCGGCGAGTTCCCGGTGTGGGGGCCGGCCTACCTCCGCCTGTGGATCGTCAGGGTGCTGCTGCACGCCAACCCCATGGTCCTGCTCGTCGGCAACCCGTTGTACGTGCTGTACCTGCGGGCCCTCGGCGCGCGCATCGGCAAGGGGGTCACGATCCTCACCCGCTTCGGGCCGGTCTGCACCGACCTGTTGACCGTCGGCGCGGGCACCGTGATCCGCAAGGACTGCTCCGTCTCCTGCTACCGGGCTCACGCCGGACGCATCCAGACCGGCCCGGTCGTCCTGGGCAGGGATGTCGTCGTGGGTGAGCGGACCGTGATCGACATCGACACCGCGATGGGCGACGGAGCGCAGCTCGGCCACGCGTCGGCCCTGCACCGGGGCATGTCGGTCCCGGCGGGCCAGCGGTGGCACGGCTCGCCGGCACAGCGGACGGACGTGAGCCTTCCGCGCATCGCGCCGGCGGACTGCGGCACGGCGCGCCGAGCGACCTACGGCATCGTCACCCTGCTCCAGATGTTCCTGGTGTACCTGCCGCTGGCCTTCGGCGGCTCGTACATGCTGTTCACCTGGCTGCCGGGGCTGGACACCCTGCTCGACCCCGCCGTACACGACATCGCCTCGGCGTCGTTCTACGGCAATGCGCTGGCCCTGTCCTTCGTGCTGTTCTTCGGTCTGCTGACCGCCGGCCTCGTCGCCGTGACCGTACTGCCCCGCCTGATGAACCTGCTGGTCCGCCCGGACCGTGTCTACCCGCTGTACGGGCTGCACTACTCGGTGCACCGCGCGGTCGCCCGGGTGAGCAACAGCAAGCTGCTGACCTGGCTGTTCGGCGACAGCTCCTACATCGTCCACTACCTGCGGGCCATCGGCTACGACCTCTCGCACGTGGAGCAGACCGGTTCGAACTTCGGCACCGAACTGAAGCACGAGAGCCCGTCCCTGACGTCCGTCGGCAGGGGCACGATGGTCGCCGACGGACTGTCGGTCCTCAACGCCGAGTACTCGAGCACCTCGTTCCGCCTGGCACGGGTGTCGATCGGACCGCACAACTTCCTCGGCAACAACATCGCCTATCCCCCCGGGGGCAGGACGGGCGACAACTGCCTCCTGGCGACGAAGGTGATGGTCCCGCTCGACGGGCCCGTGCGCGAGGGAGTGGGGCTGCTCGGCTCCCCGCCCTTCGAGATCCCCCGCTCGGTGGAGCGCGACACCCGCTTCGACCACCTGCGGAGCGGCGACGAGCAGCGCCGCCGCCTGGCCGCGAAGAACCGGTACAACCTGCGCTCGATGGGCCAGTTCCTCGTCCTGCGCTGGCTGCACTCCTTCGGGCTCGTGGTGATCGGCACCGCCGCCGTCACCACCTACGACCCGCAGAGCGTCGCCGGACAGCTGCTGATCGCCGCATCCGTCGCGGCCGGCGTGATCTTCCCCGTCCTCTACTTCGTCCTCGTGGAGCGCGTCATCCTGCGGTTCGGCGGACTGCGTCCGCAGCTGTGCTCCATCTACGACCCGTACTTCTGGTGGCACGAGCGTCTGTGGAAGGTGCCCGACAAGCACCTCGTCGTGTTCAACGGCACTCCGTTCAAGAACGTCGTCTGGCGGCTGATGGGCGTCCGGATCGGCCGCAGGGTCTTCGACGACGGCTGCTACATCACCGAGCGGACGCTCACCGCCATCGGCGACGACACCACACTGAACGCGGGCAGCAAGATCCAGTGCCACTCCCAGGAGGACGGCACGTTCAAGTCCGACCACGTCACGATCGGCGCGGGCTGCACGCTCGGCGTCGGCGCCTTCGTCCACTACGGCGTGACGCTGGGCGACGGTGCCGAACTCGCCGCCGACTCCTTCCTCATGAAGGGCGAGGAGGTCCCGCCGAGTGCGCGGTGGGGCGGCAATCCGGCCGTCGAGCGGACCAGCGCCTCCCACTGCGCGGACCCGACCGCGTGA
- a CDS encoding non-ribosomal peptide synthetase, giving the protein MDYSADASRDFWRGVLTAGGVTRIPRWTRAPEPGTAEVKTAVPHDVLTGLRRLPVPPETALLAAHAKVLAALSGEQEVTTGLVTLPGARPLPCRLTTAPRSWRALVRRTRAAESELVAHQEFPVDALARELRHEQRLFETVCDPTGVGGASGDGLAEGTVLRVGAVRHGDRLALLLRYRTDVLDADCAARIAGYHLVALTSIAADPDAEHGRQSLLSPQETAFQLDGLAGPRRELPDRRVHELFEERVRLHPDAVAVAQGNRQWTYGELNSRANRLSRALLVRGLEPEGVVAVVTERTLEWAVAVLGVLKAGGAYLPVEPHFPPERIAAMLHRAGCRLALTGRGPVHLPPDVRALRVEDACAEAHADDDPPVAVAAGQLAYIFFTSGSTGEPKGAMCEHAGFVNHVLAKIDDLGIGEGQVVAQTAPQCFDISLWQLVAALTVGGRTLLVEQEAILDTARFVDTVARGRVNVLQLVPSYLETVLAELEQHPRPLPDLRCVSATGEALKAELVRRWFRARPATRLVNAYGLTETSDDTNHEVMDEAPAHDSVPLGRPVGNVHVYVVDEHLAPVPLGAPGEIVFSGICVGRGYVGDPERTMAAFTEDPHRPGRRLYRSGDRGRWLPDGKLEYLGRRDTQVKIRGFRIEIGEIENVVLRTPGVRECAVVVAGGGHLVAFCAGQRPVPPDALRDRLTASLPGYMIPSSFHWRDQLPLTANGKTDRAALTALAEELDTAGDDGQAPGTPAERRLAAAWAEVLGIPPRRIGRRDHFFDRGGTSLSAVRLAIALDRAVDVKDITRHPVLADLARLLDGGTASRTCVATPSTTPSTPA; this is encoded by the coding sequence ATGGACTACTCAGCCGACGCGTCCCGGGACTTCTGGCGCGGGGTGCTCACCGCCGGCGGGGTCACCCGGATCCCGCGGTGGACCCGTGCGCCCGAGCCGGGCACCGCGGAAGTCAAGACGGCCGTACCCCACGACGTCCTGACGGGCCTGCGGCGCTTGCCGGTGCCGCCGGAGACCGCGCTGCTCGCCGCCCACGCGAAGGTGCTCGCCGCGCTCTCGGGCGAGCAGGAGGTCACGACCGGTCTGGTGACCTTGCCGGGCGCCCGCCCCCTGCCCTGCAGGCTGACGACCGCGCCCCGCTCCTGGCGGGCCCTGGTGCGACGTACCCGCGCGGCCGAGTCCGAGCTGGTGGCGCACCAGGAGTTCCCGGTCGACGCCCTCGCGCGTGAACTCCGCCACGAACAGAGGCTGTTCGAGACCGTGTGCGACCCGACCGGCGTCGGCGGCGCAAGCGGTGACGGACTGGCCGAGGGCACCGTGCTGCGCGTGGGCGCCGTCCGGCACGGCGACCGGCTCGCCCTCCTGCTGCGATACCGCACCGACGTGCTCGACGCCGACTGCGCCGCCCGCATCGCCGGCTACCACCTCGTCGCGCTCACGTCCATCGCCGCCGATCCGGACGCCGAGCACGGACGGCAGAGCCTGCTGTCGCCGCAGGAGACGGCCTTCCAGCTCGACGGCCTGGCCGGTCCGCGGCGCGAGTTGCCCGACCGCCGCGTGCACGAGTTGTTCGAGGAGCGGGTGCGGCTGCATCCGGACGCCGTCGCCGTCGCGCAGGGCAACCGGCAGTGGACCTACGGGGAGCTCAACTCGCGTGCCAACCGGCTGAGCAGGGCGCTGCTGGTGCGAGGGCTGGAGCCCGAGGGGGTCGTCGCGGTGGTCACCGAGCGCACCCTGGAGTGGGCGGTCGCCGTCCTGGGTGTCCTCAAGGCGGGCGGCGCCTACCTGCCCGTCGAGCCGCACTTCCCGCCCGAGCGCATCGCGGCCATGCTCCACCGGGCCGGATGCCGCCTGGCACTGACCGGACGCGGGCCCGTCCACCTCCCCCCGGACGTGCGGGCCCTCCGTGTCGAGGACGCCTGCGCGGAGGCCCATGCCGACGACGACCCGCCTGTGGCCGTCGCCGCCGGCCAACTCGCGTACATCTTCTTCACCTCGGGCTCCACCGGCGAGCCCAAGGGCGCGATGTGCGAGCACGCGGGCTTCGTCAACCACGTCCTGGCCAAGATCGACGACCTGGGGATCGGCGAGGGACAGGTCGTCGCCCAGACCGCGCCCCAGTGCTTCGACATCTCCCTGTGGCAGCTGGTCGCCGCCCTCACGGTGGGCGGTCGCACGCTGCTGGTCGAGCAGGAGGCGATCCTGGACACCGCGCGCTTCGTCGACACCGTCGCCCGGGGGCGGGTCAACGTCCTGCAACTCGTGCCGTCGTATCTCGAGACCGTCCTCGCCGAGCTGGAACAGCACCCGCGCCCGCTGCCGGACCTGCGGTGCGTGTCGGCCACCGGTGAGGCGCTGAAGGCGGAGCTCGTACGGCGCTGGTTCAGGGCCCGGCCCGCGACCCGGCTGGTCAACGCCTACGGGCTGACGGAGACCTCCGACGACACCAACCACGAGGTGATGGACGAGGCGCCGGCCCACGACAGCGTCCCGCTGGGCCGTCCCGTCGGCAACGTGCACGTCTACGTGGTCGATGAGCACCTCGCACCGGTGCCGCTCGGCGCTCCGGGAGAGATCGTCTTCTCCGGGATCTGCGTCGGGCGCGGGTACGTGGGCGACCCGGAGCGCACGATGGCCGCGTTCACCGAGGATCCGCACCGCCCGGGCCGGCGGCTCTACCGCAGCGGTGACCGCGGCCGCTGGCTGCCCGACGGCAAACTGGAGTACCTCGGTCGCCGGGACACCCAGGTCAAGATCCGTGGCTTCCGGATCGAGATCGGCGAGATCGAGAACGTGGTGCTGCGGACGCCGGGAGTCCGGGAGTGCGCGGTGGTGGTCGCCGGGGGCGGGCACCTGGTGGCCTTCTGCGCCGGACAGCGGCCGGTCCCACCGGACGCGCTCCGGGACCGACTGACCGCGTCGCTGCCCGGATACATGATCCCGTCGTCCTTCCACTGGCGGGACCAGCTGCCGCTGACCGCCAACGGCAAGACCGATCGAGCGGCACTGACCGCCCTCGCCGAGGAACTCGACACCGCCGGGGACGACGGGCAGGCTCCGGGCACCCCGGCCGAGCGGCGCCTGGCAGCCGCCTGGGCGGAGGTGCTCGGCATCCCGCCGCGGCGGATCGGCCGCCGGGACCACTTCTTCGACCGGGGCGGCACGTCACTGTCGGCGGTCAGGCTGGCGATCGCCCTCGACCGGGCCGTCGACGTCAAGGACATCACCCGTCACCCGGTCCTCGCGGACCTGGCCCGGCTGCTCGACGGCGGGACGGCATCCCGCACCTGCGTCGCCACCCCGTCCACCACCCCGTCGACCCCCGCCTGA